The Halovivax ruber XH-70 genome includes the window TCCTCCATCGCCTCGAGCAACGCGCTCTGGGCCTTCGGCGGGGCCCGGTTGATCTCGTCGGCGAGGACGACGTTGCCGAAGACGGGGCCCGGCTGGAACTCGAAGTCACGCGTCTGCTGGTTGAACACGTTCACACCGGTGATGTCGGAGGGCAGCAGGTCCGGCGTGAATTGTACGCGAGAGAATTCACAGTCGATCGACCGGGCGATAGCCCGCGTCAGCATGGTCTTTCCGACGCCAGGGACGTCCTCGATCAGGATGTGTCCGCGGGCCAGCATCGTGGTGACGACGGAACGGATGACGCCTTCGTTCCCGACGATGACCTCGGCGACGTTTCGTTCGACGGCCGCACACAGGCTCGCGGCGTCATCGACGGGGAGGGCGTCGATCGATCCGGGGCCATGTGTGGGTTCCTCTTCCTCGAGTCCGGTGCTATCAATTCCAGTCATGATGGTCTCGGTGGGCGGCAGGCGCGGATTCGTTACTAACGAGTGGGTTCCGGTACAAAATAGGCTTTGTGTTCCCTCAATATAACGTGCACGCCGAACACACCTATCACGGCCGGCGTGGTCGAGAGCGTGAGTGAGGACGTGGATTGGTGAAAACGTGTCTCCGCAGGTCAATCTGGGATCGACGGCCGCACCGCTCGTCGGACGTGACGATCGGAAACTATCCGCCGTCTCCACCTTACAGGCGTTCGACGTTCTGTGCGCGCGGGCCTTTGTCGGCCTCGACGATCTCGAACTCCAGTTCTTGCCCCTCCTCTAGGTCGGGACCGCCGATATCCTCCATGTGGAAGAACACGTCCTCGTCGGCGTCGTCAGTTTCGATGAATCCGTAACCGCCCGTATCGTTGAAGAACGCAACCGTACCTTTCGCCATTGCACGTTGACAATGGCGTGTTGACAGCTTAAAGGTTCTGGAGGACGGTACCGAGACACACAGTCACGTGCCCAGGATCGTCGGTTCAGTGGATGTGCAGACGGAATAGTGCCATCACCCGACGTCGACAAGCTGGCCAGACGTCGATACGAGAGTCGTTGGGTCGGGAGCTACCACTCGATACACGACGGACAGACGTAACCCCGATCCGTTCGCCAGCGACGGTCGGTCGAATCACCGCAGGCAGCACACGGGCCCGGCGATCCCGCGGCGAACGTCGTGACTGGTTCCCGTTCGTCCGACTGCGCGTCGCCACTCGGCTGTGCGTTCGTGTCTGTCTCGGATTCGTCGGCCGGGGAATCGTCGGCCCCCCGTCGCTCGTCGTCTGCCTGTCGCTCGTCGTCCCCCGACTCGTCGCTCCGCGCACCGTCGGTGGCAGCGCCCTGGTCGGCTTCGACGGGCGAGTCGCTCGGAGCGACGTCACTCCCGTCTGCGGTCGTCTCGGAAGACTCCGCGCCCGTATCGGCGGACTCTGCGAACTCGTCGAGCGTCGACCGTTTCACGGGAGTGCACACGAGCGCGTAGACCGTAAGTCGAACGGCTTCGCCCGCGAACCCGGCACGACAACCGATATCACCAAATAGCGCCAGGCAAAATCCGCTCCTATGTCGGACGTTCCGCCACCCACGAACGTCGGCGAACAGCTGTCGAAACTCGTCGAACTCTTCGGCGACATCGCCACCGGAGAGTTGCTGGCACCGCTGCTCTTCCTCGTCGGCGCGCTCCTCGTCGGCGGTTCCATGGCGTTCGTCGGCTACCTCGCCGCGGGGGCCGCCGTCGACGCCGTGACACCCAGTTGAGTACGAAGCTGTTCTCAGTTCGGTGACGCCGCCGACAGCGCCGTCGCCGCCCGCTCGATCGCGGCGCCGATATCCGGACCGAGCGGCGATCCGACGACGATGCCGTCGACGTGTTCGAGGATGACACGGTACCGGTCGGTGACCGTCTCGACGGTTCCCGCGACGCAGAAGGCATCGATCATCCCCGGTGTGACGTGTTCGAACGCGTCGGTGAGCGCCCCGCGTTCGAGCGCGTCGCTCACGGCGGCCGCTGCCTCGTGATCGATATCGTGGCGATCGAGGACCGGCTCCGCGGCACCGCCGGCGATGAACGCGACCGGTGGTCTGGCGGCTTCCCGCGCGGCCGCCTCGGTCTCCGCGACGCTCGTACTCGCGAACGCGAGCGTGCGAAGCGGGTCGCGATCGGCCGCGCGTTTCTCGCGTCCGCGGTCGAGCTGGTCGCTCGCCCAGGCGAGGTCGCGCGGGTGGGCGGCGTTGATCAACACGCCGTCGCCGTGGGCGGCGCTCATCCCGAGCATCCCAGGTCCCTGCGCGCCGACGAAGACGGGGACGTCGACAGGGTCGACGTTGAGCGACGCGTCCTCGACGGTGACCGCGCCATCGTGGGTGACCGTCTCGCCGGCCCAGAGGTCCCGAGCCACCTGCATCGTCTCGAGGACGCGTCGCAGGGGCCTGTCGCGGTCGATTCCGAGGGCAGCGAGCGTCGACCGGTCACCCGCGCCCAGGCCACAGACCGCCCGGCCGCCGCTCACCTCGTCGAGCGTTGCCACGGCGGACGCAAGC containing:
- a CDS encoding cold-shock protein, yielding MAKGTVAFFNDTGGYGFIETDDADEDVFFHMEDIGGPDLEEGQELEFEIVEADKGPRAQNVERL
- a CDS encoding DUF7573 domain-containing protein; translation: MKRSTLDEFAESADTGAESSETTADGSDVAPSDSPVEADQGAATDGARSDESGDDERQADDERRGADDSPADESETDTNAQPSGDAQSDEREPVTTFAAGSPGPCAACGDSTDRRWRTDRGYVCPSCIEW
- a CDS encoding 5,10-methylenetetrahydromethanopterin reductase, which codes for MTEDSSGSAEDGGSSSGASTLGSVDPADISWGIELTPEHPVDRLASLAKRAEDAGFDAAFTSSHYFNRDPWITLSRMADATDEIALGPGVVNPYETHPATLASAVATLDEVSGGRAVCGLGAGDRSTLAALGIDRDRPLRRVLETMQVARDLWAGETVTHDGAVTVEDASLNVDPVDVPVFVGAQGPGMLGMSAAHGDGVLINAAHPRDLAWASDQLDRGREKRAADRDPLRTLAFASTSVAETEAAAREAARPPVAFIAGGAAEPVLDRHDIDHEAAAAVSDALERGALTDAFEHVTPGMIDAFCVAGTVETVTDRYRVILEHVDGIVVGSPLGPDIGAAIERAATALSAASPN